From the Quercus lobata isolate SW786 chromosome 6, ValleyOak3.0 Primary Assembly, whole genome shotgun sequence genome, one window contains:
- the LOC115951012 gene encoding probable vacuolar amino acid transporter YPQ3: protein MQLSYCVKEQKPCVRWVEKYFKDCLCNVKDDFSFGFGLISLVCWGVAEIPQIITNFQTKTGHGVSLAFLLTWVVGDIFNLVGCLLEPATLPTQYYTALLYTISTLVLVFQCVYYDYIPRRLKFRQINSKHEAEDKKKPLRPDKSDDSSIPIPRASPKTTTQREYYYMSARSLAGSGTPPFRTYLRAAKSGPSTMALNSDSSSEDEAAPTASKSSASQPRPIPRSVGYGTFLATSLNLPLKSNGLIQAYVGLTGRKLLHEQGAENVLGQSLGWLMAAIYMGGRLPQIWLNIKRGNVEGLNPLMFIFALVANVTYVASILVRTTEWDKIKANMPWLLDAIVCVALDLFIILQYIYYRYIRRPSSTGDYGDYMEASKPVVS from the exons aTGCAGCTCTCTTATTGTGTAAAAGAGCAGAAACCCTGTGTGCGTTGGGTGGAGAAATATTTTAAAGACTGCCTTTGCAATGTAAAAGATGATTTTTCCTTCGGTTTTGGCCTTATTAGTCTAGTGTGTTGGGGTGTGGCAGAAATCCCTCAAATCATCACCAATTTCCAGACAAAAACTGGCCATGGAGTTTCTCTTGCTTTTCTACTCACTTGGGTTGTTGG TGATATTTTCAATCTGGTGGGTTGTCTGCTGGAACCAGCGACG TTGCCAACACAGTATTATACGGCTCTG CTTTACACAATAAGTACTTTAGTCTTAGTATTCCAGTGTGTGTACTATGACTACATTCCTAGACGGTTAAAGTTCCGACAGATCAATTCTAAACATGAG GCTGAAGACAAGAAAAAACCATTGAGGCCCGATAAGTCAGATGATTCAAGCATTCCGATTCCTAGAGCTTCACCAAAAACCACTACTCAAAGAGAGTACTactatat GTCAGCCAGATCTTTGGCAGGCAGTGGCACTCCACCATTTCGAACCTATCTCAGGGCGGCCAAAAGTGGTCCTTCCACAATGGCGCTTAACAGTGACTCATCATCTGAGGATGAGGCAGCTCCAACTGCATCTAAGTCATCTGCTAGCCAACCTAGGCCAATACCAAGATCA GTAGGTTATGGAACATTTCTAGCTACATCACTCAACTTGCCCCTAAAGAGTAACGGTTTGATCCAAGCATACGTGGGACTCACTGGGAGGAAGCTCTTACAT GAACAAGGGGCAGAGAATGTTTTAGGGCAATCGTTGGGATGGCTAATGGCTGCTATTTACATGGGTGGCCGACTCCCTCAGATATGGTTAAAT ATTAAAAGAGGAAATGTAGAG GGCTTGAATCCTCTCATGTTCATTTTTGCACTAGTTGCCAATGTTACCTATGTGGcaag TATTCTTGTAAGGACCACTGAATGGGATAAAATCAAAGCTAATATGCCTTGGTTGTTGGATGCTATAGTCTGCGTGGCGCTTGATTTATTT ATCATTTTGCAGTATATTTACTACAGATACATTCGGAGACCAAGTAGTACTGGAGATTATGGAGACTACATGGAAGCAAGTAAACCTGTTGTGTCTTAA